One segment of Panicum virgatum strain AP13 chromosome 3K, P.virgatum_v5, whole genome shotgun sequence DNA contains the following:
- the LOC120700301 gene encoding GDSL esterase/lipase At5g03610-like, with protein MSTKLVLTAACCFLLLLLLNGAHHVEARRHRERRKDYMLLVFGDSFADAGNRLMRSSAKSRASRGWYYPYGSSDSAHRNRATGRLSDGLVQSDFLARMLGNNDESPPPYSPGEDGSDGVNFALPFSGVLNGPQEETALGTQIDQLTRMVNRRDVDLDDDYSVALVSVSNGHDYSHVSDTTSSEQMNAYIRDVTDGIVDAVKRLQDLGVSKVLVNSLPPLGCTPWRSRLSSYARCDSSGNNIANTHNMLLAQKLSGFEDVLLLDLYSTFDSVARSKSGSTPCCDTSDPNGYCGQEDGSGRAQYSLCANPDSYFYWDYMHPTQAGWEAVMDQLRGPIQDFLAISS; from the exons ATGTCGACGAAGCTTGTGTTGACGGCCGCCTgctgcttcctcctcctgctgcttctcAATGGCGCTCATCACGTGGAGGCCCGTCGCCACCGCGAGCGTCGCAAGGACTACATGCTGTTGGTCTTCGGCGACTCGTTCGCCGACGCCGGCAACCGTCTGATGagatcatcagcaaagagcaggGCGTCGCGTGGGTGGTACTACCCCTACGGCAGCTCTGACTCAGCTCACCGCAACAGAGCAACCGGCCGCCTTTCCGACGGCCTGGTGCAATCAGATTTCCTCG cgAGGATGCTTGGGAACAATGATGAGTCCCCTCCTCCCTACAGTCCGGGCGAGGATGGGTCGGACGGCGTCAACTTCGCCCTACCCTTCTCCGGCGTGTTGAACGGCCCACAGGAGGAGACGGCCCTGGGCACCCAGATCGACCAGTTGACAAGGATGGTGAACCGCCGGGACGTGGACCTGGACGACGATTACTCCGTCGCGCTCGTCTCCGTCTCCAACGGCCACGACTACTCGCACGTCAGCGACACCACCAGCTCCGAGCAGATGAACGCCTACATCAGGGACGTGACGGATGGAATCGTGGACGCCGTGAAGCGGTTGCAGGACCTTGGTGTCTCCAAGGTCCTGGTGAACTCGCTGCCGCCTCTCGGCTGCACGCCGTGGCGCTCCAGGCTCAGCAGCTACGCTCGGTGTGACAGCAGCGGCAACAACATCGCCAACACGCACAACATGCTCCTCGCACAGAAGCTGTCTGGATTTGAGGACGTCCTGCTACTCGACCTCTACAGCACCTTCGACAGCGTCGCCCGATCCAAATCCG GCTCGACGCCGTGCTGTGATACCTCGGACCCCAATGGGTATTGTGGACaggaggacggcagcggcagagCTCAGTACAGCTTGTGCGCCAACCCGGACAGCTACTTTTACTGGGATTACATGCACCCGACGCAGGCCGGATGGGAGGCCGTCATGGATCAGCTGCGAGGACCCATCCAGGATTTCTTGGCCatctctagctag
- the LOC120696530 gene encoding proactivator polypeptide-like 1 isoform X2: MGSKEPLFLLLLSLLVVSVLAQARDADNGPVYKEQISSTKIPVHRKSSSPICSACGNFTTQALSYLSEKQTQDKIREFLHDACCQSFSLERKCVELMDSYATILFSKITDINPKEFCKQYGLCRDIALFSGVTSDSTCVFCHHLLDEIVSKLKDPDAEFEIIQILIKECNKIEGHVQQCKRLVLQYIPLILVNGEKFLEKNDVCALLQACPASKVLEGVLLSDA; encoded by the exons ATGGGATCCAAAGAACCTCTCTTTCTCTTGCTCCTCTCGCTGCTTGTCGTCTCGGTGCTTGCACAAGCCAGGGATGCTG ataACGGCCCAGTCTACAAGGAACAAATCTCTTCAACCAAGATTCCTGTCCATCGCAAGAGTAGTAGCCCAATATGCTCAGCCTGCGGAAACTTCACGACTCAAGCTCTCAGTTATCTCAGTGAGAAGCAAACACAAGATAAGATCAGGGAATTCCTTCATGATGCTTGTTGTCAGTCATTCTCCTTGGAACGGAAG TGTGTAGAGTTGATGGACTCTTATGCAACTATACTGTTTTCCAAGATTACGGATATCAatccaaaagagttttgcaaacAGTATGGCCTGTGCAGGGACATAGCCCTTTTCTCTGGTGTGACAAGTGACAGCACTTGTGTGTTTTGCCATCACCTGCTTGATGAAATTGTGTCCAAACTGAAAGATCCAGACGCAGAG TTTGAGATCATTCAAATTCTCATTAAGGAGTGCAATAAGATTGAAGGTCATGTCCAGCAG TGCAAGAGACTGGTCCTGCAATACATTCCTCTCATCCTGGTGAATGGTGAGAAGTTTCTCGAGAAGAACGATGTGTGCGCGCTTTTACAAGCGTGTCCGGCCAGCAAAGTCTTGGAAGGGGTGTTGCTCAGTGATGCTTGA
- the LOC120696530 gene encoding proactivator polypeptide-like 1 isoform X1 yields MGSKEPLFLLLLSLLVVSVLAQARDADNGPVYKEQISSTKIPVHRKSSSPICSACGNFTTQALSYLSEKQTQDKIREFLHDACCQSFSLERKQCVELMDSYATILFSKITDINPKEFCKQYGLCRDIALFSGVTSDSTCVFCHHLLDEIVSKLKDPDAEFEIIQILIKECNKIEGHVQQCKRLVLQYIPLILVNGEKFLEKNDVCALLQACPASKVLEGVLLSDA; encoded by the exons ATGGGATCCAAAGAACCTCTCTTTCTCTTGCTCCTCTCGCTGCTTGTCGTCTCGGTGCTTGCACAAGCCAGGGATGCTG ataACGGCCCAGTCTACAAGGAACAAATCTCTTCAACCAAGATTCCTGTCCATCGCAAGAGTAGTAGCCCAATATGCTCAGCCTGCGGAAACTTCACGACTCAAGCTCTCAGTTATCTCAGTGAGAAGCAAACACAAGATAAGATCAGGGAATTCCTTCATGATGCTTGTTGTCAGTCATTCTCCTTGGAACGGAAG CAGTGTGTAGAGTTGATGGACTCTTATGCAACTATACTGTTTTCCAAGATTACGGATATCAatccaaaagagttttgcaaacAGTATGGCCTGTGCAGGGACATAGCCCTTTTCTCTGGTGTGACAAGTGACAGCACTTGTGTGTTTTGCCATCACCTGCTTGATGAAATTGTGTCCAAACTGAAAGATCCAGACGCAGAG TTTGAGATCATTCAAATTCTCATTAAGGAGTGCAATAAGATTGAAGGTCATGTCCAGCAG TGCAAGAGACTGGTCCTGCAATACATTCCTCTCATCCTGGTGAATGGTGAGAAGTTTCTCGAGAAGAACGATGTGTGCGCGCTTTTACAAGCGTGTCCGGCCAGCAAAGTCTTGGAAGGGGTGTTGCTCAGTGATGCTTGA